The following proteins are co-located in the Shouchella hunanensis genome:
- a CDS encoding spore germination protein — MYPSKLSFDSIKQKLAINDDIVVERIVFREQPPYEVEVIYCHSIVDVKALNTETIPLMYRVFEQADTDFFQHASAIHHLQAKKVAADANEEDVIQRIFSGYILFNDQQDKQFIEIELPQFPKRKPEESNTEISFRGPRDGFTEDVEENIALVRKRLRTSSLVNESYIVGKRGQVQLSLLYMKDIVRDEILNEVRKQIEAIDTDAVLSLAEVEERLTNTKFTFFPLTVYSSRPDFISSCLDNGRVAILIDGSPGGIIAPVNLMFLLKTAEDLHNSFISVGFQRLLRMTGLLLALFLPGLWIALNTFHVDQLPLPFLATIYVSRLGLPLSSVLEIFLMIALFELFREAGTTLPKSVGQTLAVVGGLIIGDAAIRAGLTSPTMLVVVGLTVVSTFAITSQVLSGTVSLIRIYVLMLSAFLGMFGFCIAVISIIVYLASLESFGLPYLSPLSPFNKRDFISGVFVKPWKWRKRRPANLKTVDSTRRKFR, encoded by the coding sequence ATGTATCCTTCTAAACTTTCCTTTGATTCAATTAAACAAAAGCTAGCGATTAATGACGATATTGTTGTAGAACGAATTGTATTTCGTGAGCAGCCTCCCTATGAGGTTGAGGTGATTTACTGTCATTCTATTGTGGATGTTAAGGCATTGAACACTGAAACAATTCCTCTTATGTATAGGGTGTTTGAGCAAGCGGACACTGATTTTTTTCAACATGCTTCAGCCATTCATCATCTCCAAGCGAAAAAGGTTGCTGCAGATGCGAATGAAGAAGACGTCATACAACGAATTTTTTCAGGTTATATTCTTTTTAATGATCAGCAGGATAAACAGTTTATTGAAATCGAATTACCCCAATTTCCAAAAAGAAAACCAGAGGAATCAAACACAGAAATTTCTTTTCGAGGCCCACGAGATGGTTTTACCGAAGATGTTGAAGAGAACATTGCACTTGTTCGTAAGCGACTTCGTACTAGTTCCCTCGTTAACGAATCCTATATAGTTGGTAAAAGGGGACAAGTGCAACTATCCCTTCTTTATATGAAAGATATTGTGCGTGATGAGATACTAAATGAAGTAAGAAAACAAATTGAAGCAATTGATACTGATGCTGTTTTAAGTTTAGCTGAAGTAGAGGAACGATTAACGAACACAAAATTTACGTTTTTTCCGTTAACGGTCTATTCAAGTCGACCAGACTTTATTTCTTCCTGTTTGGACAATGGGCGCGTGGCTATATTGATCGATGGTTCTCCAGGTGGAATTATTGCACCTGTTAATTTAATGTTTTTATTGAAGACAGCCGAGGATTTACATAACTCATTCATTTCTGTTGGTTTTCAGCGGCTTTTACGAATGACTGGATTACTACTTGCGCTTTTTCTTCCGGGACTGTGGATTGCATTAAATACATTTCATGTTGATCAACTCCCTCTCCCTTTTTTAGCTACAATTTATGTCTCTCGATTAGGCTTACCTTTATCTTCTGTTTTGGAAATTTTTCTCATGATTGCTTTATTTGAATTATTTAGGGAAGCTGGGACCACGTTACCAAAATCTGTTGGTCAAACATTAGCTGTCGTTGGTGGTCTTATAATTGGAGATGCTGCCATTAGAGCAGGATTGACATCACCTACAATGTTGGTGGTTGTAGGATTAACCGTAGTATCTACGTTTGCAATAACGAGCCAAGTATTGTCAGGAACCGTATCACTCATTCGGATTTATGTTTTGATGCTGTCAGCCTTCTTAGGTATGTTTGGTTTTTGTATTGCTGTGATTTCAATCATTGTTTACTTAGCAAGTTTAGAGTCATTTGGTTTACCGTATTTATCGCCGTTATCGCCTTTCAACAAAAGAGATTTTATTTCCGGAGTCTTTGTAAAGCCGTGGAAGTGGCGGAAACGTAGGCCGGCCAATCTAAAAACGGTTGACTCTACAAGGAGGAAATTTCGGTGA
- the cyoE gene encoding heme o synthase: MRSIKIEKKASLAAPKQAFSQVLSETLKTGIIKSNLLAMIAGLSLALYISGTTLNERFTEILFAVIGSALVIGAAGAFNNLYDRDIDAIMDRTKNRPTVTGRMQPLNALLLGISLSLVGILLLLLATPLAALFGFLGLFLYVVPYTMWSKRRTIYNTEIGSIGGAVPPLIGWAAISPDLFHPAILGLFVVMVIWQMPHFYAIAIRRHDEYKAANVPMLPVVKGFKRTYLQTNVYLVALIAASFLFVSVSWVITVVAFLLALAWLIVSIVGHKRMEPKKWATFMFVFSLNHLVLLFAVIIGFSMLAPLF; the protein is encoded by the coding sequence TTGCGGTCAATAAAAATAGAAAAGAAAGCCTCTCTTGCTGCGCCTAAGCAGGCATTCTCACAAGTATTATCAGAAACATTAAAGACGGGGATTATAAAATCAAACTTATTAGCAATGATTGCTGGTCTAAGTCTAGCGCTTTATATAAGTGGGACAACACTCAATGAGCGCTTTACGGAAATACTATTTGCCGTCATTGGTTCAGCACTGGTTATAGGAGCTGCAGGAGCTTTTAATAACTTGTATGACAGAGATATTGACGCCATTATGGATCGAACGAAAAATAGACCGACCGTTACAGGTAGAATGCAGCCATTAAATGCGCTTCTTCTAGGAATTTCATTATCGCTAGTTGGTATTCTCTTGTTGCTGTTAGCGACGCCACTCGCTGCTTTGTTTGGCTTCTTAGGTCTGTTTTTGTATGTTGTTCCTTATACAATGTGGTCAAAGAGACGGACGATATACAATACGGAAATTGGGAGCATTGGTGGAGCCGTTCCGCCATTAATTGGTTGGGCTGCCATTTCTCCGGATTTATTTCACCCAGCTATTTTAGGGCTTTTTGTTGTCATGGTGATCTGGCAAATGCCGCATTTTTATGCGATTGCGATACGTAGACATGATGAGTATAAAGCGGCTAATGTACCGATGTTGCCGGTTGTAAAAGGGTTTAAACGTACGTACTTGCAAACAAACGTTTATTTAGTTGCTCTTATAGCTGCAAGTTTTTTATTTGTGTCAGTAAGTTGGGTAATTACCGTTGTTGCATTTCTTCTAGCATTAGCTTGGCTCATTGTAAGTATCGTTGGGCATAAGCGAATGGAACCAAAGAAATGGGCAACGTTTATGTTCGTTTTCTCATTAAATCATTTGGTTCTTTTATTTGCCGTCATCATCGGCTTCTCTATGCTAGCTCCATTGTTTTAA
- a CDS encoding manganese-dependent inorganic pyrophosphatase, which yields MSNLLIFGHKNPDTDTICSAIAYADLKSQLGFQVEAVRLGDVSGETAYALETFQVEAPRFIESASNETKEVILVDHNERQQSVDDIDAVHVREVIDHHRIANFETADPVYYRAEPVGCTATIIYKIYQEKGLSIPKHIAGLMLSAIISDSLLFKSPTCTDEDVAVAKELERIAEIDAASYGLNMLKAGADVSTKTSKELLTIDAKEFSMNDYSVEIAQVNTVDIQDILTRKQELETEISSTIKAKNLDLYVLIITDILENNSTALVIGEKTAVFEEAFNTSLTQHIASLPGVVSRKKQVVPPLTESFLNK from the coding sequence ATGTCAAACCTGTTAATTTTCGGTCACAAGAATCCAGACACAGACACCATTTGTTCTGCTATTGCATATGCAGACCTTAAATCACAATTAGGCTTTCAAGTAGAAGCTGTTCGCTTAGGGGATGTAAGTGGTGAGACGGCCTATGCACTTGAAACGTTTCAAGTAGAAGCACCGCGTTTCATTGAATCTGCTTCTAATGAGACTAAAGAAGTCATTTTAGTCGATCATAACGAGCGCCAACAAAGTGTTGATGACATTGATGCCGTTCATGTTCGTGAAGTAATAGACCATCACCGCATCGCTAATTTTGAAACAGCAGACCCTGTTTATTATCGTGCAGAACCTGTTGGTTGCACAGCAACAATTATTTACAAAATCTATCAAGAAAAAGGGTTGTCCATTCCGAAACATATAGCTGGACTGATGCTTTCTGCTATCATTTCTGACTCCCTTCTTTTTAAATCGCCAACGTGCACTGATGAAGACGTAGCAGTTGCAAAAGAACTAGAGCGTATTGCTGAAATTGATGCTGCATCGTATGGCTTAAATATGTTAAAAGCAGGAGCGGATGTTTCTACCAAAACATCAAAGGAACTGTTGACAATTGATGCAAAAGAGTTCTCAATGAATGATTATTCAGTAGAAATTGCACAAGTGAATACCGTTGACATTCAAGATATTTTAACAAGAAAACAAGAGCTTGAGACGGAAATAAGCAGCACGATTAAAGCAAAAAACTTGGATCTCTATGTATTAATTATTACAGACATCTTAGAAAACAATTCCACAGCTTTAGTCATTGGAGAGAAAACGGCTGTTTTTGAAGAAGCCTTTAACACTTCCTTAACTCAACATATAGCGTCACTCCCTGGCGTTGTATCACGAAAAAAACAGGTTGTACCTCCGTTAACTGAAAGCTTTTTAAATAAATAA
- a CDS encoding DUF1516 family protein, whose amino-acid sequence MDFFTEYYSIFRATHEGSWAFLIVLFIVAFVLYRSRKLKAATILHMITRLFYLFMLVSGIAMLVALNFNLFYVVKGLLAVLVIGFMEMAAGKAKRNENSLGSLFIVLVLALVVVLMGFGVINF is encoded by the coding sequence ATGGACTTTTTTACTGAATACTACAGTATTTTCAGAGCAACACACGAAGGTTCTTGGGCATTTCTAATTGTTCTTTTTATCGTTGCCTTTGTTTTATATAGAAGTAGAAAATTGAAAGCAGCTACAATCTTACATATGATTACAAGACTATTCTATCTCTTTATGCTTGTATCTGGTATAGCTATGTTGGTTGCGCTTAACTTTAATCTCTTCTATGTTGTAAAAGGTCTCTTAGCTGTATTAGTGATTGGGTTTATGGAAATGGCGGCTGGGAAGGCAAAGCGGAACGAAAATAGTCTTGGTTCGCTGTTTATTGTTCTCGTGTTAGCACTAGTTGTTGTGTTAATGGGATTTGGCGTCATTAATTTCTAA
- a CDS encoding phosphatase PAP2 family protein, whose product MNRIQKAPLRVSMIFVMAFFVVFLTYRTTIVTAFDRGILSWFEQTRTDGFLMLMDGLAFVGSTKIVAILGIVLIIFLLVRRSPLNDVYFSAAVLLTTGVLNTAAKYSFARVRPEEFMIVELSTFSFPSGHTMGAASFYSVVAFLIWKRTDRRSIRFAISSFSIGMIVLMGISRVYLGVHFPTDVMGGLFLSGAILSFFYWFYYQRNGRNLNR is encoded by the coding sequence ATGAACCGTATTCAAAAAGCGCCGTTGCGCGTAAGTATGATATTTGTTATGGCTTTTTTCGTGGTTTTCTTGACTTACCGAACCACCATTGTAACAGCTTTTGATCGAGGCATTCTATCGTGGTTTGAACAAACTCGTACCGATGGTTTCCTTATGCTAATGGATGGCTTAGCGTTTGTTGGCTCAACGAAGATAGTCGCCATTTTAGGGATTGTGCTCATAATCTTTCTATTAGTCAGACGTTCTCCACTTAACGATGTCTATTTTTCGGCAGCGGTATTACTTACAACAGGTGTTTTAAATACTGCTGCGAAATACAGCTTTGCTCGGGTTAGACCAGAAGAATTTATGATTGTTGAACTTTCGACTTTTAGCTTTCCCAGCGGACATACAATGGGAGCTGCATCATTTTATAGCGTAGTAGCTTTTCTCATCTGGAAAAGAACCGACCGTCGATCTATTCGTTTTGCCATTAGTAGTTTCTCAATTGGCATGATTGTATTAATGGGTATATCAAGAGTATACTTAGGGGTGCATTTTCCGACAGACGTAATGGGTGGTCTCTTTCTCAGCGGCGCCATCCTATCGTTCTTTTATTGGTTTTACTATCAACGTAATGGCAGGAATTTGAATAGATGA
- a CDS encoding Fur-regulated basic protein FbpA, which produces MIEKQLNQTDQLIDELIQQGIYKINDRHLFELSEEEIKGFYSIWVKE; this is translated from the coding sequence ATGATAGAAAAGCAACTTAACCAAACCGATCAATTAATTGACGAACTGATACAACAAGGCATCTATAAAATAAATGATCGACACTTATTCGAGTTAAGTGAAGAAGAAATAAAAGGGTTTTACTCCATATGGGTGAAGGAGTAG
- a CDS encoding CcdC family protein, giving the protein MEETNWILIVIPVLIAAFMGGAALIIRMKAAKRPTSARRIIIPPIAMSTGALMFLYEPTRPPLFYVIEAMVVGFLFSLILIYTSKFEIRDGDIYLKRSKAFAYILVILLLVRIVFRLVIGQNIDPAELSGMFFILAFSMLLPWRIAMLRRYAKLKQNLNQYTTS; this is encoded by the coding sequence ATGGAAGAAACAAACTGGATTTTAATTGTTATCCCTGTTCTCATTGCGGCTTTTATGGGAGGGGCGGCTCTCATCATTCGAATGAAAGCTGCAAAGAGACCGACATCAGCAAGACGAATTATTATTCCACCTATAGCAATGTCTACAGGCGCACTCATGTTTCTATATGAACCAACTAGACCTCCATTGTTTTACGTTATTGAAGCAATGGTTGTTGGATTTTTGTTCTCCCTCATTTTGATTTACACGTCTAAATTCGAAATTCGTGACGGAGATATATATTTAAAGCGATCGAAGGCATTTGCTTATATTCTGGTTATTCTGCTACTTGTTCGAATTGTTTTTCGATTGGTTATCGGGCAGAACATTGATCCTGCCGAGCTGTCAGGTATGTTTTTCATTTTGGCCTTCTCCATGCTCTTACCATGGAGAATTGCGATGCTAAGACGTTACGCTAAACTTAAACAAAATTTGAATCAGTACACGACTTCGTAA
- a CDS encoding small multi-drug export protein, with the protein MAEVDLSLMLVLFIGSFIPLVEYMIAVPVGVILMGEPVVPVVIISIIGNSLGVVAIVLLGDKIRSRMVKRAKEKGEEKPNKRKEKTQKYLEKYGMPGVGILGSFLLSSHLSAATAVALGVPKGLAIFWTVVGVVIWAIVFGIVSVYASHWFEPFFGPQAGGRVV; encoded by the coding sequence ATGGCTGAAGTCGATTTATCCCTAATGCTCGTTTTATTCATTGGCTCGTTTATTCCATTAGTGGAATACATGATTGCAGTACCAGTAGGTGTCATTTTGATGGGAGAGCCTGTTGTCCCAGTAGTCATTATTTCCATTATCGGTAATAGCTTAGGTGTGGTTGCCATTGTTCTGTTAGGTGACAAAATTCGTTCACGCATGGTGAAGCGAGCAAAAGAAAAAGGAGAAGAAAAACCGAATAAACGGAAAGAGAAAACGCAGAAATACTTAGAGAAGTATGGTATGCCTGGAGTTGGTATTTTAGGATCTTTTTTATTAAGTAGCCATTTATCGGCTGCTACGGCTGTAGCGTTAGGTGTACCAAAAGGTCTGGCTATCTTTTGGACAGTAGTAGGGGTTGTGATTTGGGCAATTGTGTTTGGTATTGTTTCTGTTTATGCAAGTCACTGGTTTGAACCATTCTTTGGACCCCAAGCTGGAGGAAGAGTAGTGTAA
- a CDS encoding Ger(x)C family spore germination protein translates to MMIVLTLAAIGLSGCWDSFDLQDIQYVTALGIDYDSEEDEYIIYAQSIDFSHLSVSQEGMSEVDSGAWVAEARGETILMALENFSSKSNQMLHWGHVNVLVYSMKALEHEPIIEINEGLYRFHQVRTTPWVFGTAESLEEILLLTNMYGDIVHTELFNPDTVYKERAFIEPITLHQLMRNYAEKGRIVVLPRVGINKKELKDNNNKKKDAMSSDGAILLKGDSEPKLFTDLQLAGLRWLNNQTENSPLQIEEDGKTIAALNIIRPKNRIHSEVINGEVFFDVHIDVHASLLDFPPDETLGASRTIKEILQLMEKMIEKQVRDTYLLGLNNEKDVYSLENQFYRSDVRSYNQMKQTFELTEASLRNITVRAVIEHTGEYEFYRDRVPKSEQQ, encoded by the coding sequence ATGATGATTGTCTTAACATTAGCAGCAATTGGTTTAAGTGGTTGCTGGGATTCATTCGATCTTCAAGATATCCAGTATGTAACAGCTCTAGGGATAGATTATGATTCAGAAGAAGATGAGTATATCATTTATGCACAATCCATTGATTTTAGCCATTTGTCAGTGAGTCAAGAAGGAATGAGTGAGGTAGATTCAGGCGCATGGGTAGCAGAAGCACGGGGGGAAACAATCCTGATGGCGCTCGAAAACTTCAGTTCCAAATCAAATCAAATGCTTCATTGGGGACATGTAAATGTATTGGTTTACAGCATGAAAGCACTAGAACATGAACCAATTATTGAGATTAATGAAGGATTGTATCGCTTTCATCAAGTCCGAACAACACCTTGGGTTTTTGGAACAGCTGAGAGCCTAGAGGAAATCTTGCTATTGACGAATATGTATGGCGATATTGTTCATACTGAGCTGTTTAACCCAGATACGGTCTATAAAGAGCGAGCGTTCATTGAACCCATTACGTTGCACCAGCTAATGCGAAACTATGCGGAGAAAGGGCGCATTGTTGTGTTACCGAGGGTAGGGATAAATAAAAAGGAATTAAAGGACAATAATAACAAGAAAAAGGATGCCATGTCGTCTGATGGAGCGATTTTATTAAAAGGCGATAGTGAGCCAAAGTTGTTTACCGATCTTCAGCTTGCGGGCTTGCGCTGGCTAAATAACCAGACTGAAAATAGCCCACTTCAAATTGAAGAAGACGGTAAAACCATTGCTGCATTGAATATTATTCGTCCTAAAAATCGTATTCATTCAGAAGTGATAAATGGAGAAGTCTTTTTTGATGTTCATATAGATGTACATGCTTCGCTTTTAGATTTTCCACCAGATGAAACCCTAGGCGCATCAAGAACAATAAAAGAGATTCTTCAATTGATGGAAAAGATGATTGAAAAACAGGTAAGAGACACCTATTTACTTGGACTGAATAATGAGAAGGATGTATATAGCTTAGAAAATCAATTCTATCGAAGTGACGTGAGAAGCTATAATCAGATGAAGCAGACGTTTGAATTAACGGAGGCGTCACTCCGAAACATTACCGTTAGAGCTGTCATTGAGCATACTGGAGAATATGAATTCTACCGTGACCGTGTTCCGAAATCAGAACAACAATAA